Proteins from a genomic interval of Sphingobacterium sp. SYP-B4668:
- a CDS encoding glucoamylase family protein, whose translation MKTLVYTFFIPLLILQSCFSNKEQKTDTQNEAKDTLATDSLLTLIQKQTFQYFWDGAEPTSGMARERIHIDGHYPQNDESVITVGGSGFGIMAIITGIERQFISKDEGAQRLGHIMDYLSKMDRFKGAWSHWYFGETGKAKSFSQQDDGADIVETAFMAQSLIVVREYYKNGNTAEKAIANKADQLWKDIDWNFFRNGKDVLYWHWSPKYGWGMNHSIQGYDECLIAYVLGASSPTHPIPASTYHKGWARDGAIVTDTKKYEIPLILKHNAPNNGVGPLFWEHYSYLGLDPKGLKDQYANYWDVVVNHTKINIAHAQQNPKQYKGYGEDKGWGLTASYSVKGYDAHHPDNDHGVISPTAGLSSMPYAPKESIALANYLYGPLHDKVWGKYGFYDAYSESADWYPQRYLAIDQGPIVVMIENYRTGLFWKLFMGAPDVQKGLKDLGFASPHFQ comes from the coding sequence TTGAAAACACTTGTTTATACTTTTTTTATTCCGCTACTGATATTACAATCTTGTTTTTCCAACAAAGAACAGAAGACGGACACGCAAAATGAGGCGAAAGACACATTGGCAACGGATTCCCTTCTGACGTTAATTCAGAAACAGACCTTCCAATATTTCTGGGATGGTGCCGAACCGACTTCTGGAATGGCGCGCGAACGTATCCATATCGACGGGCACTACCCTCAAAATGATGAAAGTGTTATCACTGTTGGAGGAAGCGGATTTGGGATAATGGCTATCATCACCGGAATAGAACGTCAATTCATATCAAAAGACGAAGGTGCCCAGCGTTTAGGTCACATCATGGATTATTTAAGCAAAATGGATCGCTTTAAAGGCGCCTGGTCACATTGGTATTTTGGAGAGACTGGTAAAGCCAAATCTTTCAGCCAACAGGATGACGGAGCAGATATTGTCGAAACTGCATTCATGGCACAATCCTTAATCGTCGTCAGAGAATACTACAAGAACGGTAATACTGCTGAAAAAGCTATTGCCAACAAAGCTGACCAACTTTGGAAAGACATTGATTGGAATTTTTTCAGGAACGGCAAAGATGTGCTGTATTGGCATTGGAGTCCAAAATATGGCTGGGGTATGAATCATTCTATTCAAGGGTATGATGAGTGTCTCATTGCTTATGTATTAGGTGCGTCCTCTCCTACTCACCCTATACCTGCCTCCACGTATCACAAAGGATGGGCAAGAGACGGTGCGATTGTCACCGACACAAAAAAATATGAAATTCCGTTGATACTGAAGCATAATGCTCCTAATAACGGCGTAGGTCCACTCTTTTGGGAGCACTATTCCTATTTGGGATTGGACCCTAAAGGATTGAAAGATCAGTATGCAAACTATTGGGACGTAGTAGTCAACCATACCAAGATAAACATCGCACACGCTCAGCAAAACCCAAAACAATATAAAGGATATGGAGAAGACAAAGGCTGGGGATTGACAGCTAGCTATTCCGTAAAAGGATATGATGCCCATCACCCAGACAATGATCATGGTGTTATCAGCCCTACTGCCGGACTTTCTTCGATGCCATATGCGCCAAAGGAAAGTATTGCCTTGGCAAACTATCTTTATGGTCCCCTTCACGATAAAGTATGGGGGAAATATGGCTTTTATGATGCATATAGCGAATCAGCGGATTGGTATCCGCAACGTTATCTAGCTATTGACCAAGGTCCGATAGTCGTCATGATTGAAAATTATAGAACAGGACTGTTTTGGAAATTGTTCATGGGTGCTCCTGATGTCCAAAAAGGGCTCAAAGACCTTGGCTTCGCAAGCCCTCATTTTCAGTAG
- the bglX gene encoding beta-glucosidase BglX, with the protein MNISRYSRLVLSICTLYVTSAVTAQPNKQKMDSFISELMSKMTIEEKIGQLNLVTGGEATTGSTVSTGVETKIKSGAIGGVFSMTSPQRIRAAQDLAVKHSRLGIPLIFGMDVIHGYKTMFPIPIGLASSWDMNLIRQTAQIAATEATADGINWTFSPMVDISRDPRWGRFSEGSGEDPYLGSRIAIEMVKGYQGDDLAAHNTLMACVKHFALYGASEAGRDYNSTDMSLHRMYNEYFPPYKAAIDAGAGTVMTSFNDINGMPATANKWLMTDVLRQQWGFQGMVVTDYTAINELIDHGLGDLQQVSALSLKAGVDMDMVGEGYLTTLKKSLSEGKVSQADIDRSCRLILETKYKLGLFEDPYKYCDVNRAKNNILTPAHLAKAREVAGKSFVLLKNEQQILPLAKTGKIALIGPLANSGSNMPGTWSVSADLNNTQSLMAGMKEVLGTKVAINYALGSNLLDDPIYQERATMFGRTIPRDNRSEDELIAEALKATEGTDAIIAALGESSEMSGESSSRTEIGIPGNQQRLLKALLKTGKPIVLVLFTGRPLTLTWEQENVPAILNTWFGGTETGKAVADVLFGDVNPSGKLPATFPKNVGQIPLYYGAKNTGRPLANGKWFEKFRSNYLDVDNEPLYPFGYGLSYSTFKYENLKLNTAVLQASETLQVKVEVQNTGKYDGEEVVQLYIRDIVGSLTRPVKELKGFQKVAFKAGEKKTITFEIKEADLKFYNENLEFVSEPGEFEIFVGTNSRDVLSSKFELKK; encoded by the coding sequence ATGAATATAAGCAGATACAGTCGACTGGTGCTCTCAATATGTACTTTGTACGTCACGAGCGCCGTTACAGCGCAGCCGAATAAGCAAAAGATGGATAGTTTTATTTCCGAACTAATGTCCAAAATGACAATAGAGGAAAAAATAGGACAACTTAATCTTGTGACCGGAGGTGAGGCTACTACCGGTAGCACAGTGAGTACAGGTGTAGAGACCAAGATCAAGTCCGGTGCTATTGGTGGTGTATTCAGCATGACTAGCCCACAGCGTATTCGTGCCGCACAAGATTTGGCCGTCAAACATTCACGTTTAGGTATTCCTTTAATTTTTGGAATGGACGTGATACACGGCTACAAAACCATGTTTCCAATACCGATTGGTTTGGCATCCTCATGGGATATGAACCTTATCCGACAAACGGCTCAAATTGCAGCTACCGAAGCAACTGCAGATGGAATCAATTGGACCTTTTCGCCGATGGTAGATATCTCCAGAGACCCACGTTGGGGAAGATTTTCCGAAGGTAGTGGTGAAGACCCTTATTTAGGGTCTCGAATCGCGATAGAAATGGTCAAAGGATACCAAGGTGATGACCTAGCAGCACATAATACACTGATGGCATGCGTGAAACACTTTGCTCTATATGGAGCTTCTGAAGCTGGAAGAGATTATAACAGCACAGATATGAGCCTGCATCGTATGTACAATGAATATTTCCCCCCATACAAAGCAGCGATTGACGCCGGCGCAGGTACTGTAATGACATCCTTCAATGATATCAACGGGATGCCTGCTACGGCCAATAAATGGCTAATGACAGATGTACTACGTCAACAATGGGGATTCCAAGGAATGGTCGTGACAGACTATACGGCTATCAATGAACTCATCGATCACGGTCTGGGAGATTTGCAACAAGTGTCAGCGCTATCGTTAAAGGCCGGAGTAGATATGGATATGGTGGGAGAAGGATACTTGACAACATTGAAAAAATCACTAAGCGAAGGAAAAGTAAGCCAAGCCGATATCGATAGATCATGTAGACTGATATTAGAGACTAAATATAAATTAGGCCTATTTGAAGATCCTTATAAATACTGTGATGTAAATCGTGCTAAAAATAACATCCTGACTCCTGCGCATCTTGCGAAGGCGAGAGAAGTGGCTGGAAAATCATTTGTATTACTTAAAAACGAACAGCAAATACTTCCATTAGCGAAAACCGGAAAAATTGCGCTGATAGGTCCGTTGGCCAATTCTGGATCCAACATGCCTGGAACGTGGAGCGTTAGTGCCGACTTGAACAACACACAGTCTCTAATGGCCGGAATGAAAGAGGTATTGGGGACAAAAGTCGCGATTAACTATGCTTTAGGCAGCAACTTATTGGATGACCCCATCTATCAGGAACGCGCGACAATGTTTGGCCGTACTATACCAAGGGATAATCGTAGCGAAGACGAGCTCATCGCTGAAGCATTAAAAGCTACAGAAGGAACAGATGCCATCATAGCAGCTCTAGGTGAAAGCTCAGAAATGAGTGGAGAGAGCTCAAGCCGTACTGAAATAGGAATCCCAGGAAATCAACAACGACTTTTGAAAGCGCTATTGAAAACAGGAAAACCAATTGTACTGGTTCTTTTTACGGGCAGACCCTTGACATTGACCTGGGAGCAGGAAAATGTACCTGCCATTCTAAATACTTGGTTTGGTGGCACAGAAACAGGAAAAGCCGTGGCTGATGTACTTTTTGGAGACGTAAATCCTTCAGGAAAGCTTCCAGCCACATTCCCAAAAAATGTAGGCCAAATCCCTCTTTATTACGGTGCTAAAAATACCGGACGTCCATTGGCAAATGGCAAATGGTTTGAGAAGTTCAGATCTAATTATTTAGATGTGGACAATGAGCCTCTTTATCCTTTCGGCTATGGGTTGAGTTACTCCACATTTAAGTATGAGAATTTGAAATTGAACACAGCCGTACTGCAAGCGTCAGAAACGTTACAAGTAAAGGTAGAAGTGCAAAATACGGGGAAGTATGACGGAGAAGAAGTGGTCCAATTGTACATACGTGATATCGTAGGATCCTTGACCCGCCCAGTAAAAGAACTAAAAGGTTTTCAAAAAGTGGCTTTCAAAGCTGGCGAGAAAAAGACAATCACGTTTGAAATCAAAGAAGCTGATCTCAAGTTCTACAATGAAAATCTAGAATTTGTTTCAGAACCGGGCGAGTTTGAAATATTCGTCGGAACGAACTCTAGAGATGTATTAAGTTCAAAATTTGAGTTAAAAAAATAA
- a CDS encoding class I SAM-dependent methyltransferase → MKKSVDRFTDRVVDYEKYRPNYPHQILKILSETIGFNKDWLVADIGSGTGLSSKLFVDNGNNIFGVEPNRAMREASIHHFKKNRNFIAVNASAEDTKIDEDCVDLVFAGQAFHWFDMERSKLEFNRILKDDGHIVLVWNQRDPEDAFQNDYENFLMKHIPEYKTVTQKNITDNQIGKFFEPRTFQRISIQNEQTFDLKAFFGRARSSSYFPNEESTSKKLFHGLSALFEEYAVGNKLLFKYQTDLYIA, encoded by the coding sequence ATGAAGAAATCCGTTGATAGATTTACAGATCGTGTAGTGGACTATGAAAAATATAGACCTAATTATCCCCACCAAATACTTAAGATCTTAAGCGAGACTATTGGATTCAACAAAGATTGGCTTGTAGCCGATATAGGAAGTGGTACGGGATTGTCTTCGAAATTGTTTGTTGACAATGGAAATAATATCTTTGGAGTCGAGCCAAACCGAGCTATGCGAGAAGCTTCAATTCATCATTTTAAAAAGAACAGGAATTTTATAGCAGTTAATGCGTCTGCAGAAGATACCAAGATAGATGAGGATTGTGTGGATTTGGTATTTGCGGGGCAGGCTTTTCATTGGTTTGATATGGAGCGATCGAAACTTGAGTTCAACCGTATTCTTAAAGACGACGGACATATTGTTTTGGTCTGGAATCAGCGAGATCCTGAAGATGCTTTTCAGAATGATTACGAAAACTTCCTCATGAAACATATACCTGAATATAAAACGGTGACGCAAAAAAATATTACCGACAATCAAATTGGAAAGTTTTTCGAACCGAGAACATTTCAGCGTATATCGATACAAAATGAACAGACTTTTGACCTCAAGGCTTTCTTTGGTAGGGCGAGATCTTCTTCCTATTTTCCGAACGAGGAGAGTACGAGTAAAAAACTCTTCCATGGTCTTAGTGCCCTTTTTGAGGAGTATGCTGTCGGAAATAAGCTGTTGTTCAAATATCAGACTGACTTATATATTGCGTAA
- the radC gene encoding RadC family protein → MNKLVIKDWAVADRPREKLLEKGRRFLTDAELLAILIGSGSRDETSVELCKRVLADLNNDLTSLSRMEIRDLCKYKGIGEAKAISIIAAMELGRRRKDVVQPAKPVLNSSKRVYDFFRSQLQDLMHEEFWVLYLTKGCKVLEQQLIGKGGNDFTPVDVRSVLRNALTCGAYSIILIHNHPSGTLKPSKADEQLTKKIVNGASMMDIHVNDHIIFTDNGYFSFRDAGLLD, encoded by the coding sequence ATGAATAAGTTGGTTATAAAAGATTGGGCGGTGGCTGACCGCCCTCGTGAAAAATTGCTCGAGAAAGGAAGACGATTTCTTACGGATGCCGAGTTATTAGCTATATTAATTGGCTCGGGTTCGAGAGATGAAACCTCTGTCGAACTTTGCAAGCGGGTGCTTGCAGACCTAAATAATGATTTGACTTCCTTATCTCGAATGGAAATCCGAGACCTTTGTAAATATAAAGGAATAGGCGAGGCTAAGGCGATTTCCATTATCGCAGCGATGGAATTGGGTCGTCGAAGAAAAGACGTAGTGCAACCAGCCAAACCTGTTTTGAATAGCAGTAAGCGAGTTTATGATTTTTTTAGGTCTCAACTGCAAGATTTGATGCACGAGGAGTTCTGGGTATTGTATTTGACGAAAGGATGTAAGGTGCTAGAACAACAGTTAATAGGTAAGGGGGGGAATGACTTTACTCCTGTCGATGTTCGTAGTGTTCTTCGAAATGCGTTGACATGCGGTGCCTATTCCATTATTCTAATCCATAATCATCCATCTGGAACGTTGAAACCTAGTAAAGCGGATGAACAATTGACTAAGAAAATTGTCAATGGGGCGTCAATGATGGATATACATGTAAATGACCATATTATTTTTACGGATAATGGCTACTTTAGCTTTCGAGATGCTGGGTTACTAGATTAA
- a CDS encoding peptidylprolyl isomerase: MSKAIIKTEKGDMTVQFYTADAPNTVANFVKLAKSGYYDGLAFHRVLPDFVIQGGCPNSKEGASGIPGTGGPGYKIDCELTGENQYHDRGVLSMAHAGRNTGGSQFFICHSRNNTAHLDRNHTCFGKVIENVDVVDDIRQGDRILSIEVIED, translated from the coding sequence ATGAGTAAAGCGATTATTAAAACAGAAAAAGGCGACATGACTGTGCAATTTTACACAGCGGATGCTCCAAATACAGTTGCAAATTTTGTAAAATTAGCTAAATCTGGCTATTATGATGGATTGGCTTTCCATCGCGTTTTACCTGATTTTGTAATTCAGGGAGGATGTCCTAATTCTAAAGAAGGTGCTTCCGGAATCCCGGGTACTGGTGGTCCAGGCTATAAAATTGACTGTGAACTTACGGGAGAAAATCAATACCACGATCGTGGAGTCCTTTCCATGGCACATGCGGGACGCAACACTGGAGGTTCACAATTCTTCATCTGCCATAGCCGCAACAATACTGCACATTTAGACCGCAATCATACCTGCTTTGGTAAAGTCATCGAGAATGTTGATGTTGTAGACGATATCCGTCAAGGCGATCGCATTCTGAGTATTGAAGTAATTGAAGATTAA
- a CDS encoding DUF5606 family protein, which produces MNLRALVSVTGKPGLFKLIGQNKGGFILETLDNAKIKSVVNLSTTKMATLEDITIYGEEEEIRLLDVFENIKAKGSNTPDGKASGDTLREFFREVAPGHDESRVYTSDIKKIISWYTIIKELPLFEEEAPAPLA; this is translated from the coding sequence ATGAATTTAAGAGCATTAGTATCTGTAACAGGAAAACCAGGATTATTCAAGTTAATCGGACAAAATAAAGGTGGATTTATTCTAGAAACACTAGACAACGCGAAAATTAAATCGGTTGTAAACCTGTCTACTACTAAAATGGCGACTTTGGAAGATATCACCATTTATGGAGAAGAGGAAGAAATAAGATTACTTGATGTTTTCGAGAATATTAAGGCAAAAGGAAGCAACACACCTGATGGGAAAGCAAGTGGTGATACATTACGTGAATTTTTCCGTGAAGTGGCCCCTGGACATGACGAATCAAGGGTTTACACCTCAGATATCAAAAAAATCATTAGTTGGTATACCATCATCAAAGAACTTCCCTTATTTGAAGAAGAAGCTCCGGCTCCCTTGGCATAG
- a CDS encoding nuclear transport factor 2 family protein, which translates to MKNLIKTLALFLCLAISSSAWATPKKKPLKNHSANDAINSYIESTTQGNTVGIENLFTDHFFQTISTPAKVETHKRQDLITYLKSQKGYIQNCQTNYSILEKNDNCAIAKITLQYKNFSKVEYVTICSVGETWKVSQVVTSYPKK; encoded by the coding sequence ATGAAAAATCTAATCAAGACCCTAGCTTTATTCTTATGCTTAGCCATATCATCAAGCGCATGGGCTACGCCAAAAAAGAAGCCTCTAAAAAATCACAGTGCGAACGATGCAATCAATAGCTACATTGAAAGTACAACCCAAGGCAATACTGTAGGCATTGAAAATCTATTCACCGATCATTTCTTCCAAACGATATCCACTCCAGCTAAAGTCGAAACCCACAAAAGACAAGATTTGATTACATATCTAAAAAGTCAAAAAGGGTATATCCAAAACTGCCAAACCAATTATAGCATATTGGAAAAAAACGATAACTGCGCAATTGCCAAAATCACGCTGCAATACAAGAATTTCTCAAAAGTGGAATATGTGACCATATGCAGTGTTGGGGAAACATGGAAAGTTAGCCAAGTTGTGACTTCCTATCCTAAAAAATAA
- a CDS encoding PA0069 family radical SAM protein, with the protein MLIILVFLCMEKNNYFKGRGAQINPHNRFFQNTYVQEHIEGLDEPFLESADTQLIPTYPKSIISTTDSPDLRFLRSINPYQGCEHGCIYCYARNAHQYWGYSPGLDFERKILVKYDAANLLEREFNKPHYIPSTIMLSGNTDCYQPIERKLKITRSILEVMLKYRHPVSIISKNVLMMRDLDIIQQLAKLKLISVAVTINSLREEVRQKMEPRTVTAQARLGLIASLSKINVPVMLMIAPIVPGINSEEMPALIKSAAEVGAKSASYTIVRLNGAIGDIFKDWLVKNYPDRAEKVLRGITECHGGKISDSEFGRRIKGEGNLAESIRGLFALSVKRHMGEANMPKLRTDLFCIPNKGKQLGLF; encoded by the coding sequence ATGCTAATTATTTTAGTATTTTTATGCATGGAAAAGAATAACTATTTCAAGGGGCGGGGCGCGCAGATTAATCCACATAACAGATTCTTTCAAAATACGTACGTCCAAGAGCATATTGAAGGGCTTGACGAACCTTTTTTGGAAAGTGCGGATACGCAGCTTATTCCTACATATCCTAAATCTATCATCTCGACAACCGATAGTCCAGATTTACGTTTTTTGAGGTCAATTAATCCATATCAAGGTTGTGAACACGGCTGTATTTATTGCTATGCGCGCAATGCACATCAGTATTGGGGTTACAGCCCGGGACTAGATTTTGAGCGCAAGATATTAGTGAAGTATGATGCTGCGAATCTTTTGGAACGAGAATTTAATAAACCTCATTATATTCCGTCAACCATCATGTTATCTGGAAATACAGACTGCTACCAACCTATTGAGCGAAAGCTTAAAATCACCAGGTCCATTCTGGAGGTCATGTTAAAGTATAGACATCCTGTATCCATTATTAGTAAAAATGTGTTGATGATGCGGGACTTGGATATTATCCAGCAATTGGCCAAATTGAAGCTTATATCTGTGGCTGTAACCATTAATTCACTACGTGAAGAGGTGAGGCAGAAAATGGAACCTCGGACGGTGACAGCTCAAGCGAGGCTTGGACTGATAGCCTCGCTGTCGAAGATAAATGTACCCGTGATGCTGATGATTGCCCCGATAGTGCCAGGGATTAACAGTGAAGAGATGCCTGCTCTTATCAAAAGTGCGGCAGAGGTCGGGGCCAAATCTGCCAGTTATACTATTGTCCGGTTGAATGGTGCAATAGGTGACATATTTAAAGATTGGTTGGTGAAAAATTATCCAGATCGTGCAGAGAAGGTACTCCGCGGAATAACTGAATGCCATGGAGGTAAAATCAGCGATAGTGAATTCGGTAGAAGAATAAAGGGCGAGGGGAATTTAGCGGAAAGCATACGAGGTCTCTTTGCTCTTAGTGTAAAAAGACATATGGGGGAAGCAAATATGCCTAAACTACGGACCGATTTATTTTGTATTCCGAATAAAGGGAAGCAGCTAGGGCTTTTCTAG
- a CDS encoding prolyl oligopeptidase family serine peptidase, producing the protein MQTGIRSAISLLCLIVVTGLYCHAQPTPVTGETDYPFMIQLPSQEILDNNPPILVFLHGRSLSGTNLNRVTRYGVLYAMAKGQQVPAIVIAPQSKGGWDPDKVMEVVDYTIEKYKADSSRVYVAGMSMGGYGTMDVAGKYPDRVAAAVAICGGGTLSYAQNLTKVPLWIQHGNKDRIVPMSESKKIVNAIKKADPDADVTLTIISGGNHGSVERLFHADDIYDWMFKHVKE; encoded by the coding sequence ATGCAAACAGGAATTCGATCTGCTATTTCTTTATTATGTCTAATTGTTGTTACTGGTCTTTACTGCCATGCACAACCCACCCCAGTCACAGGAGAGACCGATTATCCTTTTATGATTCAACTGCCTAGTCAAGAGATTTTGGACAATAATCCACCGATTTTGGTTTTTCTGCATGGAAGGAGTTTGTCTGGTACCAATCTTAATCGTGTCACGAGATATGGCGTGTTGTATGCAATGGCAAAAGGACAACAAGTACCAGCAATTGTCATTGCTCCCCAGTCCAAAGGAGGGTGGGATCCTGATAAAGTAATGGAAGTAGTGGACTATACCATTGAAAAATACAAAGCAGACAGCTCGAGAGTGTATGTTGCAGGGATGAGTATGGGCGGGTATGGCACGATGGACGTTGCCGGAAAGTATCCGGATAGGGTCGCTGCTGCAGTTGCGATATGTGGAGGAGGAACATTGAGCTACGCCCAGAATCTAACAAAAGTACCTCTATGGATACAGCATGGCAATAAGGATAGGATTGTACCGATGTCAGAGTCCAAAAAAATTGTTAATGCTATAAAAAAGGCCGATCCTGATGCAGACGTCACACTCACCATTATTTCAGGCGGTAATCATGGCAGTGTAGAGCGACTCTTTCATGCAGATGATATTTACGACTGGATGTTTAAGCATGTGAAAGAATAG
- a CDS encoding c-type cytochrome, with protein MIRFKKTIIVVAVFITAITLLAFIPTQHPTQEKKATNLKVLPKNISNEELDKVMDEFKVALGVKCNFCHAKSVTDPKRMDFASDENPHKEVARSMMKMTMQINKKHFKHRDEKTGQIAQISCMTCHNGKEHPYLVSK; from the coding sequence ATGATACGATTTAAAAAGACAATAATTGTAGTTGCTGTTTTCATAACAGCAATAACCCTCTTAGCCTTTATTCCAACTCAACACCCAACGCAGGAAAAAAAAGCAACTAACCTTAAAGTATTGCCAAAAAACATTAGCAATGAAGAACTGGACAAGGTTATGGATGAATTTAAAGTAGCTCTAGGTGTCAAATGCAACTTCTGCCATGCAAAAAGCGTTACCGACCCCAAACGAATGGATTTTGCAAGTGATGAAAACCCACATAAGGAAGTAGCTCGATCGATGATGAAAATGACCATGCAGATTAACAAAAAACATTTCAAACATAGGGACGAGAAAACCGGTCAGATTGCTCAAATTTCATGCATGACCTGTCACAACGGTAAAGAACACCCTTATTTAGTCTCCAAATAA
- a CDS encoding alpha/beta hydrolase, producing the protein MKYYILLCYFLFALSGTVFGQYETKSNISYYEHQNETQSTAYTRCKLDVYYPTVEKDYATIIWFHGGGLTGGNKEIPQALKAQGVAVVGVGYRLSPDAKVEEIIEDAAAAIAWVRKHIGEYGGSEKLIFVSGHSAGGYLGMMTVLDKRYLQKFGINSDEIAGLIPFSGQAITHFTKRKEVGVGETQPTIDRFSPLFHVRKEAPPILLLTGDRELEMLGRYEENAYLARMLKIVGHAETRLLELQGYGHDMQFPAFPLLLKEVNSRSDKILKH; encoded by the coding sequence ATGAAGTACTATATCCTGTTGTGTTACTTTTTGTTTGCACTATCCGGCACTGTGTTTGGCCAGTATGAAACAAAATCGAATATATCTTATTACGAACACCAAAATGAAACGCAATCCACCGCATATACCCGCTGTAAATTAGATGTGTACTATCCAACTGTTGAAAAAGACTATGCGACTATCATTTGGTTTCATGGTGGTGGTTTGACCGGAGGAAATAAAGAGATACCCCAGGCGCTTAAAGCACAGGGTGTGGCGGTAGTGGGGGTGGGGTATCGGTTATCTCCAGATGCCAAGGTCGAAGAGATTATCGAAGATGCTGCTGCAGCCATTGCTTGGGTAAGGAAGCATATTGGCGAGTATGGTGGTTCGGAGAAACTAATTTTTGTATCTGGACATTCCGCAGGTGGATATCTAGGTATGATGACGGTTTTAGATAAGCGTTATTTACAGAAATTTGGTATAAATTCCGACGAAATTGCAGGTCTAATCCCTTTCAGTGGACAGGCCATCACACATTTTACAAAGCGTAAAGAAGTAGGGGTTGGAGAGACACAACCCACTATTGATCGGTTTTCACCTTTGTTTCATGTTAGAAAGGAGGCCCCTCCCATCTTGCTATTGACTGGAGACCGAGAGCTTGAGATGTTGGGTCGGTATGAGGAAAATGCTTATTTAGCTAGAATGTTAAAGATTGTTGGTCATGCTGAAACACGGTTGTTGGAGCTACAGGGATATGGGCATGATATGCAATTCCCTGCTTTTCCCTTGCTGTTGAAAGAGGTCAATAGTCGATCTGATAAAATTTTAAAACATTAA
- a CDS encoding SelT/SelW/SelH family protein: MTKPTITIEYCPKCGWMLRAAYMAQELLTTFTEDINGVTLKPSEVSGRYTVSVDNMAIFDRKRMERFPEVKELKQLVRDLVAVGKNLGHSDKKTTDLNENNSN, from the coding sequence ATGACAAAACCGACCATTACGATAGAATATTGTCCCAAATGCGGCTGGATGCTCCGAGCAGCTTATATGGCGCAAGAATTGCTCACCACGTTTACGGAAGATATCAATGGTGTTACATTGAAGCCGAGTGAGGTTTCAGGACGCTATACTGTCAGTGTAGACAATATGGCGATTTTTGACCGAAAGCGAATGGAAAGATTTCCAGAAGTAAAAGAATTAAAACAATTGGTAAGAGACCTAGTAGCGGTGGGAAAAAATTTAGGTCATTCGGATAAGAAAACAACAGATCTAAACGAAAACAACTCTAATTAA